Proteins co-encoded in one Ziziphus jujuba cultivar Dongzao chromosome 9, ASM3175591v1 genomic window:
- the LOC107426739 gene encoding BEL1-like homeodomain protein 6 — protein sequence MATYYTSSNNQRDTAPILYLREPLPSSYPETSVLPNNMMMYMNSGSYSDELNGNSQQQNSCIEMPPMGASDSSPQQQDILSNLGGSRIGQHDFTEWRDGRNELVVAQGISGAPSILHGGPNLQGQGLSLSLGTQIPSGIQMPSISYRNPNLGFSSFLSSNPSISGEGGCRNGSSRDEQSRNVEYLTPGFPGGNQDLNKGELSPYGMSSIARTIPNSKYLKAAQQLLDEVVNVRKALKQNDNENRTKDLKDGEDGSKNESTLPSGSAVSSNPQESASTSPYELSHAEKQDLQNKLTKLLSMLDEVDRRYKQYYHQMQIVVSSFDAISGCGAAKPYTALALQTISRHFRCLRDAITGQIRATRKSLGEQDSSGNVKGVGIARLRFVDQQLRQQRALQHLGMMPQHAWRPQRGLPESSVSILRAWLFEHFLHPYPKDSDKIMLARQTGLTRSQVSNWFINARVRLWKPMVEEMYKEEAGDAEMDSNSSSENAAKATKGDIRTSEDRGEDLQQSASSTGTERCSTGRFMDSKSAAHVTDIEMAGSNGSATFQSGTHREAETQYSLVKRRDGQRPGMDDCSLFSDGMVQSDGSSERFMAAAAAYHMSELGRFGSGSGVSLTLGLQHCDGGSIPMSSGNHQGFVAMRGDDIYNAAASSVGAETPDFECLNSGNQQARFSSSHLLHDFVV from the exons ATGGCAACTTATTATACTAGTTCCAACAATCAAAGGGACACTGCACCGATTCTCTATTTGAGGGAACCTTTGCCTAGTTCATATCCAGAAACATCAGTGCTTCCCAACAACATGATGATGTATATGAACTCTGGATCATACTCGGACGAATTAAATGGGAATTCTCAGCAACAAAATAGCTGCATTGAAATGCCCCCAATGGGAGCTTCAGATTCCAGTCCACAGCAGCAGGACATTTTATCCAATCTTGGGGGATCACGAATTGGACAGCACGATTTTACTGAATGGAGGGATGGTAGAAATGAGTTGGTAGTCGCGCAGGGAATCAGTGGTGCTCCAAGCATTCTtcatggtggaccaaatttgCAGGGTCAAGGATTATCTCTTAGCCTGGGTACACAAATCCCATCAGGAATCCAAATGCCATCTATCTCATACCGTAATCCTAACCTGGGTTTTTCATCATTCTTGAGCTCGAATCCATCAATTTCAGGCGAGGGTGGATGCAGGAATGGCTCTTCTAGAGATGAACAGTCAAGAAATGTGGAGTATTTGACACCTGGTTTTCCAGGAGGTAATCAGGATTTAAATAAAGGGGAGTTATCTCCATATGGAATGTCAAGTATTGCAAGAACTATTCCTAATTCCAAATATCTCAAGGCGGCACAACAACTGCTTGATGAAGTTGTCAATGTCAGGAAAGCCTTGAAGCAGAATGACAATGAGAACCGAACAAAGGATTTGAAGGATGGTGAGGATGGATCAAAAAATGAATCTACATTGCCTTCTGGAAGTGCAGTGTCTTCAAATCCTCAAGAATCAGCCAGTACCTCACCATACGAGCTTTCACATGCTGAGAAACAAGATTTGCAGAACAAGTTGACAAAACTTTTGTCTATGCTGGATGAG GTTGATAGACGGTACAAACAATATTATCATCAGATGCAAATTGTAGTATCATCATTTGATGCAATATCAGGATGTGGGGCAGCTAAACCATACACAGCACTTGCCCTCCAGACTATATCACGCCACTTTCGGTGCTTACGTGATGCAATCACAGGCCAAATACGAGCAACTCGTAAGAGCCTTGGGGAGCAAGACTCTTCAGGAAATGTTAAAGGAGTTGGTATAGCTCGACTTCGATTTGTTGATCAGCAGCTTAGGCAGCAGAGGGCTCTTCAGCATCTTGGAATGATGCCACAACATGCATGGAGGCCTCAGAGGGGCCTGCCAGAAAGTTCTGTTTCAATTCTACGGGCTTGGCTGTTTGAGCATTTTCTTCACCC GTACCCAAAGGATTCTGACAAGATAATGCTAGCAAGGCAAACAGGCCTAACTAGAAGTCAG GTCTCCAACTGGTTTATAAATGCACGTGTACGTCTCTGGAAGCCCATGGTTGAGGAGATGTACAAAGAAGAGGCTGGTGATGCTGAGATGGACTCCAATTCTTCATCTGAAAATGCAGCTAAAGCAACAAAAGGTGATATTAGGACCTCTGAGGACAGGGGAGAAGATTTGCAGCAGAGTGCTAGTTCAACGGGCACTGAGAGATGCAGCACTGGCCGGTTTATGGATTCGAAATCAGCAGCCCATGTTACTGACATAGAAATGGCAGGGTCCAATGGATCCGCCACATTCCAAAGTGGAACTCACCGCGAAGCTGAAACCCAATATAGTTTGGTGAAGCGCAGGGATGGTCAAAGGCCTGGGATGGATGACTGCAGCCTCTTTTCTGATGGAATGGTTCAGTCTGATGGGAGCAGTGAAAGGTTTATGGCAGCTGCTGCTGCATACCACATGTCGGAGTTGGGGAGGTTTGGGAGCGGAAGTGGCGTCTCTCTCACATTGGGGTTGCAGCACTGTGACGGTGGTAGCATACCCATGTCTAGTGGTAATCACCAGGGTTTTGTTGCCATGAGAGGTGATGACATTTACAATGCTGCAGCTTCTTCCGTAGGAGCTGAGACACCAGATTTCGAATGCTTGAACTCCGGGAACCAGCAGGCCCGGTTCAGTTCTTCGCA
- the LOC107426710 gene encoding uncharacterized protein LOC107426710: MGKKKRSKDGGEAGSQSEYSSATVFVSNFPYSFTNSQLEETFSDVGPIRRCFMVTQKGSTEHRGFGFVQFAVTEDANRAIELKNASSIGGRKVSVKHAIHRAPLEQRRLKTSQAIQLDGTHKLKTDKDGGGSRAGKAASNLEEQVPLEKNSEQPVESGKASTRKNNLNDKEGSSEKQRVARTVIFGGLLDAEIAEEVHCQAREIGAVCSITYPLPEEELNKHGLMQDGCKMDASAVLYTSVRSACAAVATLHQKEIKGGVVWARQLGGEGSKTRKWKLIVRNLPFKAKVNEIKDMFSPAGFVWDVFIPHNSDTGLSKGFAFVKFTSKQDAENAIQKFNGQKLHKRPIAVDWAVSKKIYSSGNNAILGLENGEQNARDRENDSSDSGDDNASDGPDTTEKEDNPADIDFDEEADLARKVLKNLLTSSTNKTFSSADDDSALLKESGESNIDVSVEVPNGLSDESAKAVHVTEPEKSIKSKGSTHKDGEDDLSRTIFISNLPFDIDNEEVRERFSTFGEVQSFLPVLHQVTKRPRGTGFLKFKTVDAAAAAVSAANAASGLGILLKGRPLKIMKALDKKSAHDMEMKKAKSEDHDNRNLYLAKEGLIVEGTPAAEGVSASDMLKRQALERKKTMKLQSPNFHVSKTRLVIYNLPKSVTEKDLKKLCIDAITSRATKQKPTIQQIKFMKDLKKGKEVSKNYSRGVAFVEFSEHQHALVALRVLNNNPETFGPEHRPIVEFALDNVQTLKLRKARLQALRQEPHDDPKDVQQTNDAKKGPNSLLKRKKSGKQKFEGEKQALNNSKPNKENELDRVANMAAKEGEVGSKRRKSNLAKGKAKKFSSTDVSGGSKEKADTSKVNPDDKKHARIPIVNKQLNSSETNVQPKKRMQPEEPGIEKGEKNLKKRRRSNKKQDQSGRDVVDKLDMLIEQYRSKYSQHGSNQTDGEKQGSRQLRKWFQT; encoded by the exons atggggaagaagaagaggagcaAAGACGGTGGCGAAGCCGGAAGCCAAAGCGAGTATTCCTCCGCCACCGTGTTCGTCTCCAATTTTCCGTACTCATTCACCAACTCTCAG CTGGAAGAAACTTTCAGCGATGTTGGACCGATTAGACGCTGTTTTATGGTTACGCAGAAAG GGTCAACTGAACACCGTGGTTTTGGTTTCGTTCAATT TGCTGTTACAGAAGATGCTAATCGAGCTATTGAACTGAAGAATGCTTCTTCTATTGGGGGTAGGAAAGTTTCAGTTAAACATGCTATACACCGTGCACCACTTGAGCAGCGGCGATTGAAGACAAGTCAAG CAATTCAATTGGATGGTACCCATAAGCTAAAGACTGACAAGGATGGTGGGGGTTCCAGGGCAGGAAAAGCTGCTTCAAACTTGGAGGAACAAG TTCCTTTGGAGAAAAATTCAGAGCAACCTGTGGAGTCTGGAAAAGCATCAACGCGTAAAAATAATCTGAATGATAAAGAAGGTTCTTCAGAAAAACAAAG GGTTGCAAGGACTGTCATATTTGGTGGTCTTCTTGATGCTGAGATTGCGGAGGAGGTTCATTGCCAAGCTAGGGAGATTGGTGCTGTATGTTCTATAACTTATCCTCTACCAGAAGAAGAACTCAATAAACATG GTCTAATGCAAGATGGGTGCAAAATGGATGCTTCAGCTGTTCTTTATACAAGTGTTAGATCAGCATGTGCTGCTGTTGCAACGTTGCACCAAAAAGAGATTAAAGGAGGAGTTGTCTGGGCACGTCAACTGGGTGGAGAG GGCTCCAAGACTCGGAAATGGAAGCTTATTGTTAGAAATCTTCCTTTCAAG GCCAAGGTGAATGAGATTAAAGACATGTTTTCACCAGCAGGGTTTGTCTGGGATGTGTTTATTCCACATAATTCTGATACAGG ATTATCTAAGGGTTTTGCATTTGTCAAATTCACTTCCAAACAGGATGCGGAAAAT GCAATCCAAAAATTCAATGGCCAAAAGCTGCATAAAAGACCCATTGCCGTTGATTGGGCAGTGTCTAAGAAAATATATAGCAGCGGCAATAATGCTATTCTTGGTTTAGAAAATG GAGAACAGAATGCAAGAGATAGGGAAAATGACAGTAGTGATTCAGGTGATGATAATGCATCAGATGGTCCTGATACAACAGAGAAAGAAGACAACCCTGCAGACATTGATTTTGATGAGGAAGCTGACCTAGCGAGGAAGGTTCTGAAGAACTTATTAACATCATCCACTAACAAAACTTTTTCTTCTGCTGATGATGATTCTGCACTTCTCAAGGAGAGTGGGGAATCAAATATTGATGTATCTGTTGAAGTGCCCAATGGTTTATCTGATGAGTCTGCAAAAGCAGTACATGTTACTGAGCCTGAGAAGTCCATCAAAAGCAAGGGATCAACTCATAAAGATGGAGAAGATGATTTGAGTAGAACAATTTTCATAAGTAACCTTCCCTTTGATATTGACAATGAAGAAGTTAGAGAACGATTTTCTACTTTTGGGGAAGTGCAATCCTTTCTCCCAGTTCTTCATCAAGTCACAAA GCGACCTAGAGGAACAGGTTTCCTCAAGTTTAAAACAGTTGATGCAGCTGCTGCTGCTGTTTCAGCTGCTAATGCTGCTTCTGGCTTGGGAATCCTTTTGAAAGGTAGGCCGTTGAAAATCATGAAGGCTTTGGATAAGAAGTCAGCTCATGACATGGAAATGAAGAAGGCCAAAAGTGAGGATCATGATAATCGCAATCTTTACCTGGCAAAG GAAGGTCTCATTGTTGAAGGAACTCCAGCTGCAGAAGGTGTTTCGGCTAGTGATATGTTAAAACGCCAAGC GTTGGAAAGGAAGAAGACGATGAAGCTTCAATCCCCAAATTTTCATGTCTCAAAGACTAGACTTGTTATTTACAACTTGCCAAAGTCAGTGACAGAAAAAGATCTTAAAAAGCTTTGTATTGATGCAATTACCTCACGAGctacaaagcaaaaaccaacAATTCAACAG ATAAAGTTCATGAAGGAtttgaagaaaggaaaggagGTTTCAAAGAATTATTCTCGTGGAGTTGCTTTTGTTGAGTTCTCTGAGCATCAGCATGCACTTGTGGCCCTGAGAGTTCTTAACAATAATCCTG AAACTTTTGGTCCTGAGCATCGTCCAATTGTAGAGTTTGCACTTGATAATGTTCAAACATTGAAGCTACGGAAAGCCAGGCTGCAAGCTCTGCGACAGGAGCCCCATGATGATCCAAAAGATGTGCAGCAAACAAATGACGCAAAAAAGGGACCAAATTCCCTCCTGAAAAGAAAGAAGTctggaaaacaaaaatttgaaggTGAGAAACAAGCACTCAACAATTCAAAACCGAATAAAGAAAACGAGCTGGATAGGGTTGCCAATATGGCTGCCAAAGAAGGGGAGGTGGGTTCGAAGAGGCGGAAAAGTAATTTGGCAAAAGGAAAGGCCAAAAAGTTCTCATCAACTGATGTGTCAGGAGGCTCAAAAGAGAAGGCGGACACTTCCAAAGTAAATCCAGATGACAAGAAACATGCTAGGATTCCCATTGTTAACAAACAATTAAACTCTTCGGAGACAAATGTGCAACCGAAAAAGAGGATGCAGCCAGAAGAACCAGGTATTGAGAAGGGAgagaaaaatttgaagaaaagaagaaggtcAAACAAGAAACAAGATCAATCAGGGCGAGATGTGGTAGATAAGCTTGACATGCTTATTGAACAATATAGGTCCAAATATTCACAACATGGTTCCAACCAAACTGATGGTGAGAAGCAAGGCTCTAGACAGCTTCGGAAGTGGTTCCAAACTTAA